In one window of Onychomys torridus chromosome 7, mOncTor1.1, whole genome shotgun sequence DNA:
- the LOC118588019 gene encoding olfactory receptor 958-like codes for MRNYTSVTEFILLGISNSEGLENMLFVLFLVFYVFALLGNLLIFLTILASPNLHTPMYFFLGNLAVFDIFFPSVNSPKMMDCLVGQSRTISYQGCASQIFFYHTLGCTECFLYTVMAYDRFVAICYPMRYTVIMNQRLCTCFTVGTWLGGFVHGSILTFLIFKLPYCGPNEVDSFFCDIPVVLSLACADTSLAQTVSFTNVGIVALTCFLLVLMSYTRIVISILKISSSEGRRRAFSTCSAHFTSILLFYGPVILVYLRPASTPWLDSVVQVFNNVVTPSLNPLIYSLRNKEVKLALRKVLSQAMQPLGYKE; via the coding sequence ATGAGGAACTACACCTCTGTGACAGAGTTCATCCTGCTGGGAATCTCTAACAGCGAAGGATTAGAGAACATGCTCTTTGTCCTGTTTCTGGTCTTCTATGTCTTTGCCTTGCTGGGGAACCTGCTTATCTTCCTCACCATCCTGGCTTCCCCCAACCTCCACACCCCCATGTATTTCTTCCTGGGGAACCTGGCAGTGTTTGACATATTCTTCCCTTCTGTGAATTCTCCTAAGATGATGGACTGCCTAGTGGGGCAGAGCCGCACCATCTCATACCAGGGCTGTGCatcacagatttttttctatcaCACCCTGGGGTGTACTGAGTGTTTCCTGTATACGGTGATGGCTTATGATCGCTTTGTGGCTATTTGTTACCCAATGAGATACACAGTCatcatgaaccaaaggctgtgtacCTGCTTCACAGTGGGCACTTGGCTGGGGGGCTTTGTACATGGGAGCATCCTCACATTTCTTATCTTTAAGTTACCTTACTGTGGCCCCAATGAGGTGGACAGTTTCTTCTGTGACATTCCTGTGGTGTTGTCCCTGGCATGTGCAGACACCTCTCTGGCACAGACTGTGAGTTTTACCAATGTTGGCATTGTTGCACTCACATGTTTTCTTCTTGTCCTCATGTCTTACACTCGTATTGTTATCTCCATACTGAAAATCAGTTCCTCAGAAGGCAGGCGCAGAGCCTTCTCCACCTGCAGTGCCCACTTCACATCCATTCTATTGTTCTATGGTCCTGTGATTCTTGTTTATCTCAGACCTGCTTCTACTCCATGGCTGGATTCTGTCGTCCAGGTGTTTAATAATGTTGTCACCCCTTCCTTGAATCCTctgatttattctttgagaaacaAGGAAGTGAAATTAGCCCTGAGAAAGGTGTTAAGCCAAGCAATGCAACCACTGGGGTATAAGGAATAG